From one Pseudomonas fluorescens genomic stretch:
- the fliD gene encoding flagellar filament capping protein FliD translates to MASTILPSLGLGSGVDINKIVDVLVKADTDPKANQIKRQTANNTAMLSGVASLKSALSVYQEAMKKLNDPKAPSFNAYTATSSSDTAVKATSNNTAVPGTYSVLVEQLATSSKVASQNFAGGAGTTIPEGDLTITQDGVTHTVKVGPGATLQTVRDSINTSLAEKGISANIVNGKDGSRLVFSSTKTGAGTDISVDGIAELKINGTQQLSGDGAGFIGKIAQDAKLTIDGLPVTSKTNTVDGAISGMSLELLQEAGPDKKAITVTVGENTEGLKTSVKAFVDAYNTLVKAANALTAVSKDKDGNTVLGPLTSDPTTRSLLSDLRKQLTTASGSGRLTTLSQLGINTAKDGTLEFNSTKYDAAMKDKKLGPDVQALFTGTDGVFANMNKAVEPYLQTGGILDTRKAGLDKLQKDLSDQQLALDRRIKSLTESLSKRYVAMDTLVGKLEAQRKNIASMFASIEAQQKNS, encoded by the coding sequence ATGGCGAGTACAATTTTACCGAGTCTGGGGCTGGGTTCCGGCGTAGACATCAACAAGATCGTTGATGTGCTCGTCAAGGCAGATACTGATCCCAAGGCGAATCAGATCAAGCGCCAGACCGCCAACAACACGGCCATGCTTTCCGGTGTAGCGTCGCTCAAGAGTGCGCTTTCTGTGTATCAGGAAGCGATGAAAAAGCTCAATGATCCGAAAGCGCCGTCGTTCAATGCCTACACGGCGACCTCCAGCAGTGATACCGCGGTCAAGGCGACCTCGAACAACACTGCGGTGCCCGGTACTTACTCGGTCCTGGTCGAGCAGCTCGCCACTTCGTCCAAAGTGGCCAGTCAGAACTTTGCCGGGGGTGCCGGCACGACGATCCCTGAAGGCGATCTGACCATCACCCAGGACGGTGTAACCCATACCGTGAAGGTCGGCCCGGGTGCGACCCTGCAGACGGTGCGCGACTCGATTAACACTTCGCTGGCCGAGAAAGGCATCAGTGCCAACATCGTCAACGGCAAGGATGGCTCGCGCCTGGTGTTCAGTTCCACCAAGACCGGTGCGGGCACCGACATTTCGGTCGATGGCATTGCCGAGCTGAAAATCAACGGCACTCAGCAATTGTCGGGTGATGGTGCCGGGTTTATCGGCAAGATTGCCCAGGACGCCAAGCTGACCATCGATGGTCTGCCGGTTACCAGCAAGACCAATACCGTTGATGGTGCGATCAGTGGCATGAGCCTGGAATTGCTCCAGGAAGCCGGGCCCGACAAAAAGGCTATCACGGTCACTGTTGGTGAAAACACCGAAGGCCTTAAGACTTCGGTCAAAGCCTTTGTCGATGCCTACAACACCCTGGTCAAGGCAGCCAATGCCCTGACGGCGGTGTCGAAGGACAAAGATGGCAACACCGTGCTCGGGCCGCTGACCAGCGATCCGACCACCCGCTCGTTGCTGTCCGACCTGCGCAAGCAACTGACTACCGCGTCCGGTAGCGGTCGTCTGACCACCCTCAGCCAGCTGGGTATCAACACCGCCAAGGACGGTACCCTGGAGTTCAACTCCACCAAGTACGACGCGGCGATGAAGGATAAAAAGCTCGGCCCTGACGTGCAGGCGCTGTTCACCGGTACCGATGGCGTGTTCGCGAACATGAACAAGGCTGTCGAGCCGTACCTGCAGACGGGCGGCATCCTCGATACGCGCAAGGCCGGTCTGGACAAGCTGCAAAAGGACCTCTCCGACCAGCAGTTGGCGCTTGATCGTCGTATCAAATCGCTCACCGAGTCGCTGAGCAAGCGCTACGTGGCCATGGATACCCTGGTCGGCAAGCTCGAAGCCCAGCGCAAGAACATTGCCTCGATGTTCGCCTCGATCGAGGCGCAGCAGAAGAACTCCTGA
- a CDS encoding flagellar protein FlaG has protein sequence MDMSVKLNLSYPTVKPVEPTTERPAAKPVAAVEAITPARDAADKGLSEAEKVKSAVKDIEKFLASSRRNLEFSTDEESGRIVVKVIASETGELIRQLPSEEALKIAHSLSDVNSLLFNAKA, from the coding sequence ATGGATATGAGCGTCAAGCTGAACCTGTCGTACCCGACGGTGAAGCCGGTCGAACCGACCACCGAACGCCCAGCGGCCAAGCCCGTTGCGGCTGTTGAAGCCATCACGCCAGCCAGGGATGCCGCCGACAAGGGCCTGTCCGAAGCTGAGAAGGTCAAGAGCGCGGTCAAGGACATCGAGAAGTTCCTTGCGTCATCGCGACGTAACCTTGAATTTTCCACGGATGAAGAATCCGGCCGAATTGTAGTAAAAGTCATCGCCAGTGAGACCGGAGAGCTGATCCGCCAACTTCCTTCGGAAGAGGCGTTGAAGATCGCTCACAGTCTCAGCGATGTAAACAGCCTGCTGTTCAATGCCAAGGCCTGA
- a CDS encoding flagellin domain-containing protein, with the protein MALTVNTNTTSLGVQKNLNRASDALSTSMSRLSSGLKINSAKDDAAGLQIATRMTSQIRGQTMAIKNANDGVSIAQTAEGAMQEQTNILQRMRELALQSRNDSNDSVNRTSLDKEFKEMAAELTRIAQSTQLNGKNLLDGSASVMTFQVGSNTGGENQIKIDLTGKFLASDLGITSAITIAGSDSATAETNFSAAMVAIDKAVATIGDSRAALGAVQNRMTSTINNLQNINENAEAARGRVQDTDFAAETAQMTKQQTLQQASTSVLAQANQLPSAVLKLLG; encoded by the coding sequence ATGGCATTAACCGTTAACACCAACACTACCTCCCTGGGCGTTCAGAAGAACCTGAACCGCGCTTCCGACGCTCTGAGCACCTCGATGAGCCGTCTGTCCTCCGGCCTGAAAATCAACAGCGCCAAAGACGACGCCGCTGGCCTGCAGATCGCTACCCGTATGACCTCGCAAATCCGCGGTCAGACCATGGCAATCAAAAACGCCAACGACGGTGTTTCGATCGCCCAGACCGCTGAAGGCGCGATGCAAGAGCAGACCAACATTCTGCAGCGTATGCGTGAACTGGCTCTGCAATCGCGAAACGACTCGAACGACTCGGTCAACCGTACTTCCCTGGACAAAGAGTTCAAGGAAATGGCGGCGGAACTGACCCGTATCGCTCAGTCCACCCAGCTGAACGGCAAGAACCTGCTGGACGGTTCGGCTAGCGTCATGACCTTCCAGGTTGGTTCCAACACTGGCGGCGAAAACCAGATCAAGATCGACCTGACCGGCAAGTTCCTGGCCAGCGACCTGGGTATCACCAGCGCCATCACCATCGCCGGTAGCGACAGCGCCACTGCTGAAACCAACTTCTCGGCTGCCATGGTTGCAATCGACAAGGCTGTTGCCACCATCGGTGACTCCCGCGCTGCGCTGGGTGCTGTACAAAACCGTATGACCAGCACCATCAACAACCTGCAAAACATCAACGAGAACGCCGAAGCTGCTCGTGGTCGCGTACAAGATACCGACTTCGCCGCTGAAACCGCTCAGATGACCAAGCAGCAAACTCTGCAACAAGCTTCGACTTCGGTTCTGGCCCAGGCCAACCAACTGCCGTCGGCGGTACTGAAGCTGCTGGGCTAA
- a CDS encoding ketoacyl-ACP synthase III — protein sequence MIGIKSIASYVPVEGVDNYAQGAKFAKDQEFILGKIGSTFLPRKDAGQETSDLCVEAVKALFAANPSLMPESIDALIVVTQNGDEEGLPHTAAIVQDKLGLPTHVAAFDISLGCSGYVYGLYAMKGFMEAAGLKNGLLITADPYSKIVDPQDRNTTMLFGDAATVTWMGEGAQWQLGKAKFGTDGGGAAHLKVSDGVFFMNGRQVFNFALLKVPAHLHELLGESQLAPADIDLFCIHQGSAAIVDAVARRFEDDPDKFVKDMVETGNTVSSSIPLLLEKHVLGSQHKRVALSGFGVGLSWGSAIIERKD from the coding sequence ATGATTGGCATCAAAAGCATTGCGAGTTACGTACCAGTCGAGGGTGTGGACAACTACGCCCAGGGTGCGAAGTTCGCCAAGGATCAAGAGTTCATTCTCGGCAAGATCGGTTCGACCTTCTTGCCGCGCAAGGACGCAGGCCAGGAAACCTCCGACCTGTGTGTGGAGGCGGTCAAGGCCCTGTTCGCTGCCAATCCGAGCCTGATGCCTGAATCCATCGATGCGCTGATCGTCGTTACCCAGAATGGCGACGAAGAAGGTTTGCCACACACCGCCGCCATCGTCCAGGACAAGCTCGGGCTGCCAACGCACGTGGCGGCCTTCGATATTTCCCTGGGCTGCTCGGGCTATGTCTATGGCCTGTACGCAATGAAAGGCTTCATGGAGGCGGCGGGGCTGAAAAACGGTCTGCTGATTACCGCTGACCCGTATTCGAAGATCGTCGATCCGCAAGATCGCAATACCACCATGCTCTTTGGTGATGCCGCGACCGTGACCTGGATGGGCGAGGGCGCCCAATGGCAATTGGGCAAGGCCAAGTTCGGTACCGATGGTGGCGGCGCTGCGCACCTGAAGGTCAGTGACGGCGTGTTCTTCATGAACGGTCGCCAGGTGTTCAACTTTGCCTTGCTCAAAGTGCCTGCGCATTTGCATGAACTGTTGGGCGAAAGCCAGTTGGCACCGGCGGATATCGACCTGTTCTGCATTCACCAGGGCAGTGCGGCAATTGTCGATGCCGTCGCCCGTCGTTTCGAAGACGACCCGGACAAGTTCGTCAAGGATATGGTCGAGACCGGTAACACCGTGTCGTCGAGTATCCCGCTGCTGCTGGAGAAGCACGTGCTGGGCTCGCAGCACAAGCGCGTGGCCCTGAGCGGTTTTGGCGTTGGCTTGTCGTGGGGCTCGGCGATCATTGAGCGTAAGGACTGA
- a CDS encoding glycosyltransferase → MSIGCAMGEKQIDSAAGAEDLSIVLLGQDDAVYRERAGFYYRENFPRHALFEVAVQGATAQSWQSQLLEVLEQISTPLVVLTPDSDFLLADTTALLVQALDSAAQYQMAHGYALGYRPGSSEVAYHKQGGAIKPDGAADNAYERIALYAEQGVQAWRSVVRVEALKAVVRSAPTNLRFDAWCVALSFGLLAQGAARVVERTTLVAEYRPCDLSQLVRDEQQALAVRQIRQWDAEQGAVCADAKGFEALTALVGNTSAGREWPRLFISRWAGVKDAPLCVFEPVQYVAMPYYSAPLFEQLQSLEFLLHAWPAGKVHGESLEGIWVQQQALMVRHPNDSAESLKARYWQAFELGAFNPAVCHNLLGALGGDEEQDFKPHLHRWAEQLDQLPATDLQARLAASPSGQVLAAIAAATPDSNARQRIQAHLGAIQSPQIAFLVVDLDDNDTALQATFDSLLASGLRNFKIVVFKAGALPAITTAKDTLHFIRVTASNLVAHLNQVVGQLSSEWLLQLQAGDVLTPGGLLRLQVELSTAQGCQAICANEVQRDDQGRLLSVVRPGANLDLLRARPDLMSRHWLVRRESVVELGGFSEACPAALEFDLLLRLVEHNGIAGLAHLDEYLVIGQQATEAMRIDALATLKRHLNVIGYRGQVSEGRDGTLQIDFRHPTTPQVSILLSIDSDLEQLKRCLASIVQRTRYARYEVIVMADAASAEATAASLGSLQGLGGRVKLMASEFAGTRAERVKMAAKQAQGDYLVLMSSRCQVVTPAWIEALLNQAQRPEVGVVGCQMHDDNGLITHGGYELLVSQQVRGAWQGVARQAPLAVLGLAAVRSCQAVSADCLMIAKALLEQCAGLDAIEGADVDLCLKVGQAGQLVLWTPQAQMLNAGVPTLDAQALNARWPAAFSTRVELDLHNAVDISRLPAAGMSAELEWLAELA, encoded by the coding sequence ATGAGTATTGGGTGCGCTATGGGCGAAAAACAGATCGATTCGGCCGCAGGTGCGGAAGACCTCAGTATTGTCCTGCTGGGGCAGGACGATGCCGTTTACCGGGAGCGAGCCGGCTTTTACTACCGCGAGAACTTCCCGCGTCACGCTCTGTTCGAGGTTGCGGTGCAGGGCGCCACGGCCCAGAGCTGGCAGTCGCAACTGCTTGAGGTTCTGGAGCAGATCAGCACGCCGTTGGTGGTGTTGACGCCGGACAGCGACTTTCTTCTCGCCGATACCACTGCGCTGCTGGTGCAGGCTCTGGATAGCGCTGCGCAGTACCAGATGGCCCACGGTTATGCCCTGGGTTATCGCCCGGGCAGCAGTGAGGTGGCCTACCACAAGCAGGGTGGCGCGATTAAGCCGGACGGCGCAGCCGACAATGCTTACGAGCGCATTGCCTTGTACGCCGAACAAGGCGTGCAGGCATGGCGCTCGGTAGTCAGGGTCGAGGCCTTGAAGGCAGTAGTGCGCAGTGCGCCGACAAACCTCAGGTTCGATGCTTGGTGCGTGGCACTGTCCTTTGGCTTGCTGGCCCAAGGTGCGGCCAGGGTCGTTGAGCGAACCACCCTTGTCGCTGAGTATCGCCCCTGCGACCTTTCGCAACTGGTACGCGACGAGCAACAGGCCCTGGCGGTTCGCCAGATTCGCCAATGGGATGCCGAACAGGGCGCGGTGTGTGCCGACGCCAAGGGTTTTGAAGCCCTGACGGCGTTGGTCGGCAATACCAGCGCAGGGCGTGAGTGGCCGCGGCTGTTCATTTCCCGCTGGGCCGGTGTGAAGGATGCGCCGTTGTGTGTATTCGAGCCTGTGCAGTATGTTGCGATGCCGTACTACAGCGCGCCGTTGTTCGAGCAACTGCAAAGCCTCGAGTTCCTCCTGCACGCCTGGCCAGCCGGCAAGGTCCACGGCGAGTCGCTGGAGGGTATCTGGGTTCAGCAGCAGGCATTGATGGTCCGGCATCCGAATGACAGCGCCGAAAGTCTCAAGGCGCGTTACTGGCAAGCCTTTGAACTGGGTGCATTCAATCCTGCTGTCTGCCATAACCTGCTCGGCGCGTTGGGGGGTGACGAAGAGCAAGACTTCAAGCCTCATCTGCACCGTTGGGCGGAGCAACTCGATCAGTTGCCTGCGACAGATCTGCAAGCACGGTTGGCGGCATCGCCTTCGGGCCAAGTGCTCGCGGCCATTGCTGCGGCAACGCCGGACAGCAACGCTCGTCAGCGTATTCAGGCCCACCTGGGCGCGATCCAGTCGCCACAGATTGCCTTCCTGGTCGTGGATCTGGACGACAACGACACCGCCCTGCAAGCTACCTTCGACAGCTTGCTGGCCAGCGGCTTACGCAATTTCAAGATCGTGGTGTTCAAGGCAGGTGCGTTGCCAGCCATTACCACCGCGAAGGATACGCTGCATTTCATCCGCGTCACGGCGAGCAACCTGGTCGCCCACCTCAATCAGGTGGTGGGGCAGCTGTCCAGTGAATGGCTGCTGCAGCTGCAGGCGGGTGACGTGCTGACGCCCGGCGGGCTGCTGCGTCTGCAGGTGGAGTTGTCCACCGCGCAAGGCTGTCAGGCCATCTGCGCCAACGAAGTCCAGCGTGATGACCAGGGGCGTTTGCTCAGTGTGGTGCGTCCGGGGGCTAACCTGGACCTGTTGCGCGCGCGTCCGGACTTGATGTCTCGCCATTGGCTGGTGCGTCGCGAAAGCGTCGTCGAGTTGGGCGGGTTCAGCGAGGCCTGCCCGGCGGCCCTGGAATTCGATCTGTTGCTGCGTCTGGTTGAGCACAATGGCATCGCCGGCCTGGCCCATCTGGACGAGTACCTGGTCATTGGTCAACAGGCGACCGAGGCAATGCGCATCGATGCCCTGGCAACGCTCAAGCGTCATTTGAACGTGATCGGTTACCGAGGTCAGGTCAGTGAGGGGCGAGATGGCACCTTGCAGATCGACTTCCGTCACCCAACCACGCCTCAGGTCAGTATTTTGCTGTCGATCGACTCTGATCTTGAACAGCTCAAGCGCTGCCTGGCGAGCATCGTCCAGCGCACCCGCTATGCCCGTTATGAAGTGATCGTGATGGCCGACGCGGCCAGCGCTGAAGCGACAGCGGCCAGCCTTGGCAGTCTTCAGGGGCTGGGTGGTCGGGTGAAACTGATGGCCAGCGAATTTGCCGGCACCCGGGCCGAGAGGGTCAAGATGGCGGCCAAGCAAGCCCAGGGCGACTACCTGGTGCTGATGTCCAGCCGCTGTCAGGTGGTGACGCCGGCCTGGATCGAAGCCTTGCTCAACCAGGCGCAGCGCCCTGAAGTGGGTGTGGTCGGTTGCCAGATGCATGATGACAATGGCTTGATCACTCACGGCGGCTACGAGTTGCTGGTCAGCCAGCAGGTGCGTGGCGCCTGGCAGGGGGTAGCGCGTCAGGCACCGTTGGCAGTATTGGGTCTGGCGGCGGTGCGCAGTTGCCAAGCGGTATCCGCTGATTGCCTGATGATCGCCAAGGCGTTGCTGGAGCAGTGTGCTGGCCTGGATGCAATTGAAGGGGCCGATGTCGATCTGTGCCTGAAGGTTGGCCAGGCGGGTCAGTTGGTACTGTGGACACCGCAAGCGCAAATGCTCAACGCCGGTGTTCCGACTCTGGACGCCCAGGCATTGAACGCTCGTTGGCCGGCCGCGTTCAGCACCCGGGTGGAGCTTGATCTGCACAACGCTGTGGATATCTCTCGCCTGCCCGCCGCTGGCATGTCGGCTGAATTGGAGTGGCTGGCCGAACTGGCCTGA